A DNA window from Mucilaginibacter xinganensis contains the following coding sequences:
- a CDS encoding GIY-YIG nuclease family protein — translation MKRFIYIITDRNRNNLHVGLCSDLLKTLDFYRQMPTLFFDNSKQLNRLVYFEEINTEEQAMERFKTVSTFTRPQKEKMIRPVNPDWVDLTIGLNYESGVRVRPQLRPSISSSRKAVTF, via the coding sequence ATGAAACGCTTCATCTATATCATTACTGACAGAAACCGCAATAATTTACATGTAGGCCTATGTTCTGACCTGTTGAAAACTCTTGATTTTTATCGGCAGATGCCTACTTTGTTTTTTGATAATTCAAAACAGCTTAACCGTTTGGTGTATTTTGAGGAGATAAATACGGAGGAGCAAGCAATGGAGCGCTTTAAAACAGTTAGCACCTTTACAAGGCCCCAAAAAGAAAAAATGATCAGACCTGTTAACCCTGATTGGGTAGATCTGACCATTGGATTAAATTATGAGAGTGGTGTGCGGGTTAGGCCTCAGCTTCGCCCTTCCATAAGCTCAAGCAGAAAAGCAGTTACTTTTTAA
- a CDS encoding fasciclin domain-containing protein codes for MKKWLIILLIAISGRSLFAQSTTAVRPVIDSVKAKWGKVKNVNGTAMVSSNNIIENIALSNEYSLLVRAIADAGLTETFKSKGPITFFAPTNKAFENLPAGELDTLLKPSHKFDLSYLITSHAVVGRLSVKDIQKKITSNNGEASFLTIAGTKLTAKIDVNRNIVLIDDNGGQCIISKFDIQQSNGMLHIINAVLVPKTKNI; via the coding sequence ATGAAAAAATGGTTGATAATTTTATTGATAGCTATCAGCGGCCGCAGCTTATTTGCCCAAAGTACAACAGCTGTGCGCCCGGTTATTGATTCAGTAAAAGCGAAGTGGGGTAAAGTGAAAAATGTGAATGGTACTGCAATGGTATCCTCAAATAATATCATCGAAAACATAGCACTTTCAAACGAATATAGCCTACTTGTAAGGGCTATAGCAGATGCCGGTTTAACAGAAACGTTTAAAAGTAAAGGCCCCATCACATTTTTTGCACCAACCAACAAGGCGTTTGAAAACCTTCCGGCCGGCGAACTTGACACTTTATTAAAGCCAAGCCACAAGTTCGATTTGAGTTACCTGATAACCAGCCACGCCGTTGTTGGCCGTTTGAGTGTTAAGGACATTCAAAAAAAGATAACTTCAAATAATGGTGAGGCCAGCTTCCTTACCATCGCGGGCACTAAGCTGACCGCAAAAATTGACGTAAACAGAAATATTGTTTTGATAGATGATAACGGCGGGCAGTGTATCATAAGCAAATTTGATATTCAGCAAAGCAATGGCATGCTGCACATTATTAATGCTGTATTGGTACCCAAAACTAAAAATATATAA
- a CDS encoding XRE family transcriptional regulator, whose translation MSNIPSNIKFLRKKKGLTQQQFADELGIKRSLVGAYEEERADPKYDLLKKIALFFEISIDDFINEVIDEKWAPKPKGNPANLRVLSISVDKDDNENIELVPLKASAGYLNGYADPEYVAKLPKFYLPMFKQGTYRAFEIKGDSMLPLQSGTIIIGEYVENWGDVKQAETYVVISKNEGVVYKRIGNKFKDNKKLKLVSDNPVYEPYEIGGEDILELWKAKAYISTHMPIPTPEPTLESLTGMMAQMQRSISNLQGNN comes from the coding sequence ATGTCAAATATTCCTTCAAATATTAAATTTCTCCGTAAAAAGAAAGGCCTTACACAGCAGCAATTTGCTGACGAATTGGGCATAAAGAGGTCACTGGTAGGCGCTTATGAAGAGGAAAGGGCTGATCCGAAATACGATCTGCTAAAAAAAATAGCATTATTCTTTGAGATCTCTATTGATGATTTTATCAACGAAGTCATAGACGAGAAATGGGCGCCTAAACCTAAAGGAAACCCTGCTAACCTGCGTGTTTTGAGTATTTCGGTTGATAAGGACGATAATGAAAATATTGAGTTGGTGCCTTTAAAAGCAAGCGCGGGTTATCTGAATGGCTATGCAGACCCTGAATATGTGGCCAAGTTGCCAAAGTTTTATTTACCAATGTTTAAGCAGGGCACCTATCGCGCCTTTGAAATTAAGGGCGATTCGATGCTGCCCCTGCAGTCAGGCACCATTATAATAGGTGAGTATGTTGAAAACTGGGGCGATGTAAAACAAGCCGAAACTTACGTAGTAATCTCAAAAAACGAAGGCGTAGTTTACAAACGCATCGGCAACAAATTTAAGGATAATAAAAAGTTAAAGCTGGTATCAGACAACCCGGTATATGAGCCTTACGAAATTGGCGGCGAAGATATCCTGGAGCTGTGGAAAGCAAAAGCATATATATCCACCCATATGCCTATCCCTACTCCTGAACCAACACTGGAAAGCCTTACGGGTATGATGGCACAAATGCAACGCTCCATCTCCAATCTGCAAGGGAATAATTAG
- the msrB gene encoding peptide-methionine (R)-S-oxide reductase MsrB gives MKKSILALLILTVVTTLGCQLSSGQQLKKFDPKRKMSKAPAEWKKILTPNEYHIMVESGTEAPFQNAYHDNHQKGVYVSAATGEVLFTSDDKFDSGTGWPSFVKPVDSKKIEIVKDNSYGETRDEVIEKSTGLHLGHVFDDGPADRGGKRYCMNSGALKFIKK, from the coding sequence ATGAAAAAATCAATTTTAGCGCTGTTGATATTAACGGTAGTTACTACATTGGGCTGCCAGCTGAGCAGCGGGCAACAATTAAAAAAGTTTGACCCAAAACGCAAGATGAGCAAAGCTCCTGCGGAATGGAAAAAGATCCTTACCCCAAATGAATACCATATAATGGTTGAAAGCGGAACAGAAGCGCCGTTTCAAAATGCTTATCATGACAACCATCAGAAAGGCGTTTACGTGAGCGCTGCTACCGGTGAGGTGCTGTTTACCTCAGACGACAAATTTGATAGTGGTACAGGCTGGCCAAGTTTTGTAAAGCCGGTTGACTCTAAAAAAATTGAAATTGTAAAAGATAACAGCTACGGCGAAACCCGTGACGAAGTTATTGAAAAAAGTACCGGACTACACCTCGGTCACGTATTTGATGACGGCCCTGCCGACAGGGGCGGAAAAAGATATTGCATGAACTCAGGTGCGCTAAAATTCATTAAAAAGTAA